CGGTCACGCCCGAGGCGCGGAAACCGGCGGGGGTCGTCGTGCTCACGGAGCCACTCCCGTCATCGGCAGGCCGGTCGTCTCGGGGAATCCGAGTGCGAGGTTCATCGACTGGACCGCGGCACCCGCGGTCCCCTTGGTCAGGTTGTCCTCCGCCGCGACGGCGATGACCCGTCCGCTGCGCTCGTCGAGGGTGACCTGGACGTGGACGAGGTTGGACCCGAGCACGCTGCCGGTGTGCGGCCACCGCCCCTCGGGCAGGAGGTGGACGAAGGGCTCGTCGGCATAGGCCTGCTCCCACGCCGTGCGCACGGCAGCGGCGTCGGCGCCCTGCGCGGCGCGGGCGGTCGCCGTCGCGAGGATGCCCCGGGGCATCGGGGCCAGGGTCGGGGTGAAGGAGACGCTGGCGGCCCGTCCTGCGGCCCGGGTGAAGTTGCGCTCGATCTCGGGCGTGTGCCGGTGCACCCCACCGACCCCGTAGGGGCTCATCGCGCCCATGACCTCGGCGCCGATGAGGTGCGGCTTGGTGGAGCGGCCGGCGCCGGAGCTGCCGGAGGCGGCGACGACCACGATGTCCTCCGGCTCGATGACACCGGCGGCCAGCCCCGGGGCGAGCGCGAGGCTGATCGCCGTCGGGTAGCACCCGGGCACGGCGATGCGGCGGGCCCCGACCAGGTCCGCGCGGTGCTTGTCCCCGTGCCCGCGCACGAGCTCGGGGAGGCCGTAGGGCCAGGTGCCGGCGAAGGGGGTGTCGTAGTAGTCGGTCCAGTCCTGCTCGTCGTCGAGACGGAAGTCCGCCCCGCAGTCGATGATCGTCACCTCCTGCGGGAGCTGATCGGCGATGGCGGCCGAGTGGCCGTGCGGGAGGGCGAGGAAGACGACGTCGTGCCCGGCGAGGACCTCGGCGCTCGTGGGCTGCAGGACGTGGTCGGCGACCGGCTGCAGGTGGGGCGCCAGGTCACCGACGCGGGTGCCGGCGTTGCCGGAGGCGGTGAGTGCGCCGACCTCGACCTCGGGATGGTCCAGGAGGAGGCGGACGATCTCGGCGCCGGCGTAGCCACTGGCCCCGGCGACGGCTGCGGTGATCATGATGAATGACTATACGTGGCCATGGCGAGCCATGCAATCAGCCGAGCGGGTCGTCCGCGCCGTAGGGGAACAGCCCCACCGTCCGGGCCTGCGGCTGCAGCGCCGGGGTCGCCGCCTCCAGCGCTGCGACGGTGTCCTCGCCGGCCCGGACCATGCGGCCGGACCATGCATCCAGGCGTCCGTCCACCAGCGCCAGGAAGAGCTCGATCACCTCGGTCGGATCGGTCCACTCGGTCCGCTCGTCGTGCCGCGACATCGACCGGGTCATGTCCGTGCGCACGATGCCGGGCGCCAGGTCGAAGACGTGGACCCCGCGGCCCTGCGCGGACAGGTGCGTGGCGCCGGTGATCCGGCCGAGGGCGGACTTGGAGACGTTGTACGCCGAGGCGACCTCGCCCGGCTTGGTGCCCGAGCCGGAGTTGATGTTGATGATCCGCCCTGCCCCGCGGTCGAGCATGTGCGGGAGCACGGCGCGGGTGAGCAGGTAGGGACCGCGGACGTTGACCTCGACCGTGCGCCACCAGTCGTCGGGGTCGGACTCCTCGAGCGCCACCTCGGCGTCCACGACACCGGCGTTGTTGACCAGCAGGTCGATCCGCTCGTGGCGGGCCAGCACGTCGTCGACCCAGCGCCGGACGGACGCGGCATCGGTGACGTCGGCGACGGCACTCGAGCCGCGCTCGACACGCCAGCCGGCCTCCTCGAGGGCGTCGGCGAGGAACCCGCCGATCCCCCGTGAGGCCCCCGTGACCACGGCGACCCCGGTCATCGCTGCTGCGCCCCCGTCGCCGAGGCGGCAGCCGCCACGGCCGTGTCCCGGAGCCTGCTGACCTCCTCGGTCTTCAGGGTGCGGTCGGCGCGGAAGGTCAGCCGGTAGGCGAGCGACTTGCGCCCCTCGCCCACCTGGTCACCGCGGTAGACGTCGAACAGCGTGAGCGTCTCCAGCGCCCCTCCGGCACCCGAGCGCAGGGCGGCCCCGACCGTGCCGGCCGGCACCGCCTCGTCGACGACGAGGGCGACATCGGTGTTGGCCACCGGGTAGGTCGAGAGCTGCTGCGGCCGCACCGGTTGCCCCGATGCCCCGATGAGCATGTCGAGGTCGATCTCCGCCGCGACCGTGCGCTCGGGCAGCTCCAGCCGGCCGACCACCTTGGGGTGCAGCTCGCCGGCGTGCCCGACGACGGTCCCGTCGGGCAGGGACAGTGCGACGCAGCGACCCGGGTGGAAGGGCGCCCGGGTGGTCGCCTCGACCTGGAGGTCCAGGCCGAGGGAGCTCCCGACGACGCGGGCCCAACCCACGACGTCACCGGCGTCGACCGCTCGCGCCGGGCCCCACGGCCCGGCCGGGACGGCGTGGCCGGCCGCGGCGATGGCGACGTGCCGGGGTTGGCGGGGAACCCCCTTCGTGATCCGCTCGAGGTCCTCCGCGGAGGGCAGCGCACCACCCGGGGGCAACGGCAGGGGCGTCACCCCGCTCGCCGTGACGAGGCCGAGCTCGTAGAGGGCGACGTCCCGGTGACCACGCGAGACGTTGCGCCGCAGGGTGTCCAGCAGCGTGTCGAGGATGGAGGTGCGCATCAACGGCGCCTCCTCCTGCAGCGGGTTGGCCAGCCGGACGGTCTCCCGGCGGGGATCCTCGGGCGAGTACCCGAGGTCGTCGTGGCGCTCGGCAGCCGTGAAGGGGTAGGAGAGCACCTCGACGAGGCCGCTGCCGGCGAGCGAGCGCGCGACGACCCGACGGGCACGCTGCTCGTGGGTCAGGCCGCGCCCGGCGCTCGCCCGCGGGACGACGGAGGGGATCTGGTCGTAGCCGCGCACGCGGGCGACCTCCTCGACGAGGTCCGGCCCGTCGACGAGGTCGGGGCGCCAGGTCGGCGGCCGGACGGTGAGAGCGTCCCCCGCATCGGTGATGGTGCAACCGATCGCGGTGAGGGTCGCGACCACCTCCTCGCGGGGGTAGTCCAGACCGATGTAGCGCGTGGGCAGCTGCGGGTCGATGGTGACGGTCGCCGGGACGAGCGGGGCACCGACGTCGGTCACGGTCGTGTCGGCGGTACCGCCGCCGTGCTCGACGAGCAGGTCGACGGCCAGCTGCGCCGCCGCCGCCGTCACCGCGGGGTCGACCCCTCTCTCGAAGCGCTTGGACGCCTCGGTGGCCAGGCGGTGGCGACGGGCCGAGCGCGCGACGGTGACGGGGTCGAAGTGCGCGGACTCGATCAGCACGTCGGTCGTGGCCGCGGAGACCTCGCTCGTCTCCCCACCCATGACCCCGGCGATGGCCAGCGGCGTGCTCCCCCCGTCGGTGATGAGCAGGTCCTCGGGAGTGAGGACGCGATCGACGTCGTCGAGGGTCGTCAGCCT
Above is a window of Janibacter cremeus DNA encoding:
- the argC gene encoding N-acetyl-gamma-glutamyl-phosphate reductase yields the protein MITAAVAGASGYAGAEIVRLLLDHPEVEVGALTASGNAGTRVGDLAPHLQPVADHVLQPTSAEVLAGHDVVFLALPHGHSAAIADQLPQEVTIIDCGADFRLDDEQDWTDYYDTPFAGTWPYGLPELVRGHGDKHRADLVGARRIAVPGCYPTAISLALAPGLAAGVIEPEDIVVVAASGSSGAGRSTKPHLIGAEVMGAMSPYGVGGVHRHTPEIERNFTRAAGRAASVSFTPTLAPMPRGILATATARAAQGADAAAVRTAWEQAYADEPFVHLLPEGRWPHTGSVLGSNLVHVQVTLDERSGRVIAVAAEDNLTKGTAGAAVQSMNLALGFPETTGLPMTGVAP
- the pheT gene encoding phenylalanine--tRNA ligase subunit beta, with protein sequence MRAPIEWLRELTEVEPAAKGADVAATLVRVGLEEEEIHGGGVTGPLVVGRVLERVPEEQKNGKTINWCQVDVGSANGTGEPQGIVCGAHNFDAGDLVAVILPGGVLPGNFEISARKTYGHVSAGMICSLLELGLGEDHDGIIVLTEHLADRPDVVAGLVPGDDLIPVLGLDAETVEVNVTPDRGYCFSMRGIAREYALSAGVAFHDPADVAVADGSGAGYEVRLADDAPIDGRDGCDRYVARTVRGIDATAASPEWMRRRLIEVGMRPISLAVDVTNYVMMLLGQPLHAFDLDTLSGAIEVRRARPGERLTTLDDVDRVLTPEDLLITDGGSTPLAIAGVMGGETSEVSAATTDVLIESAHFDPVTVARSARRHRLATEASKRFERGVDPAVTAAAAQLAVDLLVEHGGGTADTTVTDVGAPLVPATVTIDPQLPTRYIGLDYPREEVVATLTAIGCTITDAGDALTVRPPTWRPDLVDGPDLVEEVARVRGYDQIPSVVPRASAGRGLTHEQRARRVVARSLAGSGLVEVLSYPFTAAERHDDLGYSPEDPRRETVRLANPLQEEAPLMRTSILDTLLDTLRRNVSRGHRDVALYELGLVTASGVTPLPLPPGGALPSAEDLERITKGVPRQPRHVAIAAAGHAVPAGPWGPARAVDAGDVVGWARVVGSSLGLDLQVEATTRAPFHPGRCVALSLPDGTVVGHAGELHPKVVGRLELPERTVAAEIDLDMLIGASGQPVRPQQLSTYPVANTDVALVVDEAVPAGTVGAALRSGAGGALETLTLFDVYRGDQVGEGRKSLAYRLTFRADRTLKTEEVSRLRDTAVAAAASATGAQQR
- a CDS encoding SDR family oxidoreductase — translated: MTGVAVVTGASRGIGGFLADALEEAGWRVERGSSAVADVTDAASVRRWVDDVLARHERIDLLVNNAGVVDAEVALEESDPDDWWRTVEVNVRGPYLLTRAVLPHMLDRGAGRIININSGSGTKPGEVASAYNVSKSALGRITGATHLSAQGRGVHVFDLAPGIVRTDMTRSMSRHDERTEWTDPTEVIELFLALVDGRLDAWSGRMVRAGEDTVAALEAATPALQPQARTVGLFPYGADDPLG